The following proteins are co-located in the Vigna unguiculata cultivar IT97K-499-35 chromosome 9, ASM411807v1, whole genome shotgun sequence genome:
- the LOC114162649 gene encoding uncharacterized protein LOC114162649 yields MGYSNAPGAYYSTLHDSITSLCKTILPLGLKKRCLVSAEHRLWKLQSDNLKWQQDSLHQILNLLALHRDDILSEDEVSAFRVHLLDTLLASPPPEQDHASIIKDKLMFLQELLHAKCISEGEYQSSRRPLLVRLAVQGGEIAGLTDTKENPEEEWSDIDLKDDQSLMNKEKSSSKKTSNQTRKQVMKGATSVLSFGSPFKAGKNSMEKSIFNSPTLHMHSAQSKVSSPSIFTQSELTHPKENKPFRDGSEKMKRKPFRALFHRDKNKKEGHGSGGDHHGLETEKSAKKQWGFDGLRKGKKSDTDDDTVPLSLNERSDSEAYSPSCQHFSRIHGEVSLMNKLQPHQSPSAFSVDDKVLGDNVKKELSRIPTEMRSTNTNLNFSPRCDWHSEEEVKKQLKNSVVQMENRHNDAEVKHENSMGWTTFEDEENLHPNLFVDHDKSLRSLSNNPFLLHG; encoded by the exons ATGGGGTACTCAAATGCACCCGGGGCGTACTACTCCACTCTGCACGATTCAATCACCTCTCTATGCAAGACCATTCTTCCGTTGGGCCTCAAGAAACGGTGTTTGGTTTCCGCAGAACACAGACTGTGGAAACTTCAATCCGACAACCTCAAATGGCAGCAAGACTCTCTCCATCAGATTCTCAACTTGTTGGCGCTACACAGAGATGACATCCTCTCTGAAGATGAGGTGTCTGCTTTCAGGGTCCATTTGCTTGATACCCTTCTTGCTTCTCCCCCTCCTGAACAGGATCATGCCTCCATCATCAAAGACAAGCTTATGTTCTTACAG GAACTTCTTCATGCGAAATGCATTTCTGAAGGAGAATATCAATCTTCAAGAAGGCCTTTGCTTGTGAGATTGGCAGTTCAAGGAGGTGAGATTGCAGGACTGACAGACACCAAAGAAAATCCAGAGGAAGAATGGTCGGATATTGACTTGAAGGATGATCAGTCTTTGATGAACAAAGAGAAGTCAAGTTCCAAGAAGACATCAAATCAGACAAGGAAGCAGGTTATGAAAGGAGCAACATCGGTTTTAAGCTTTGGATCTCCTTTCAAAGCTGGGAAAAACTCTATGGAGAAGAGCATATTCAATTCACCTACTTTACACATGCACTCAGCACAATCAAAAGTCTCTTCTCCCTCTATCTTTACCCAAAGTGAATTGACGCATCCTAAGGAAAACAAACCCTTCAGGGATGGATCAGAGAAGATGAAGAGGAAGCCGTTTAGAGCTCTATTTCATAgggataaaaataagaaagaggGACATGGTAGTGGTGGAGATCATCATGGTCTTGAGACAGAGAAATCAGCAAAAAAACAATGGGGGTTTGATGGATTGAGGAAAGGCAAGAAAAGTGACACAGATGATGACACAGTTCCTTTGTCTCTAAATGAGAGGTCTGATAGTGAGGCCTACTCGCCTTCCTGTCAGCATTTTTCAAGAATTCATGGTGAGGTGTCTCTGATGAACAAGTTGCAGCCTCATCAATCACCATCTGCTTTTTCTGTGGATGATAAG GTATTGGGGGATAATGTAAAGAAGGAGCTGTCAAGAATTCCAACAGAAATGAGGAGCACAAACACAAATCTCAACTTCTC ACCAAGGTGTGACTGGCATAGTGAAGAAGAGGTGAAGAAACAATTGAAAAACAGTGTTGTTCAAATGGAAAATAGGCACAATGATGCAGAAGTGAAACATGAAAACTCGATGGGGTGGACAACATTTGAAGACGAGGAAAACCTTCACCCAAATCTTTTTGTTGACCATGATAAATCATTGCGAAGCCTTAGCAACAATCCATTTCTTCTTCATGGTTAG
- the LOC114163479 gene encoding putative glycerol-3-phosphate transporter 5, producing the protein MQSESLSQTPAMTLFPGLKPPHKTLLFHQICVLVITFLAYASFHASRKPPSIVKSVLGPSVPSNATQVSNLSSYDTGWPPFNGTEGTHRLGELDLAFLTSYSIGMYFAGHVGDRIDLRLFLVFGMMGSGFFTILFGLGYWLDVHVLGFFVGVQIVCGVFQSIGWPCVVAVVGNWLGESKRGLIMGVWNSHTSVGNIIGSVVASGVLEFGWGWSFVVPGLLIILVGILVFLFLVVNPESMGFVHPGMDIEMSVDTKNVENLQKGESEETKLIESDNSDSSSAIGFLEAWKLPGVAPFAFCLFFSKLVAYTFLYWLPYYIKHTAVAGVHISHKTAGLLSTIFDIGGVLGGITAGFISDLIEARAITSILFLFLSIPALALYRIFGSLSMLMNISLMFLSGFLVNGPYSLITTAVAADLGTQSSNDRNSRALATVTAIIDGTGSVGAALGPLLAGYISTRGWNSVFFMLILSIFFAGLFLIRIARTEISEKFSGK; encoded by the exons ATGCAATCCGAGAGTTTGAGCCAGACTCCAGCTATGACGCTCTTTCCTGGCCTGAAACCTCCTCACAAAACCCTACTATTCCACCAAATATGTGTTCTTGTTATCACATTTCTTGCATATGCTTCCTTCCATGCCTCTAGGAAGCCCCCCAGCATTGTCAAGAGTGTTCTGGGACCCTCAGTGCCAtcgaatgcaactcaagtttCCAACTTGAGCTCCTATGATACTGGGTGGCCCCCTTTCAATGGAACCGAAGGTACTCACAGACTGGGCGAGCTTGATCTCGCATTCCTTACTTCTTACTCCATTGGCATGTATTTCGCTGGTCACGTTGGGGATAGGATTGATTTGAGGTTGTTTCTTGTATTTGGGATGATGGGTAGTGGCTTTTTTACCATACTGTTTGGGTTAGGTTATTGGTTAGATGTTCATGTGTTGGGGTTTTTTGTTGGTGTTCAGATTGTTTGTGGAGTGTTTCAGTCAATTGGGTGGCCTTGTGTGGTTGCAGTTGTGGGGAATTGGCTAGGGGAATCGAAGAGGGGCTTGATAATGGGAGTATGGAATTCGCATACCTCGGTGGGGAATATCATTGGTTCAGTGGTGGCTTCAGGGGTTTTGGAGTTTGGCTGGGGTTGGTCCTTTGTGGTGCCTGGACTCCTTATAATTTTGGTGGGgattttggtatttttgtttcttgttgTGAACCCCGAGAGTATGGGATTTGTGCATCCTGGAATGGACATCGAAATGAGTGTTGACACCAAAAATGTAGAGAATCTGCAGAAAGGGGAATCAGAGGAAACTAAGCTTATCGAGTCTGATAATTCAGATTCTTCTTCTGCAATTGGGTTTTTGGAGGCATGGAAGTTACCAGGAGTGGCTCCGTTTGCTTTCTGTCTCTTTTTCTCCAAGCTAGTGGCTTATACCTTTCTGTATTGGCTGCCCTACTACATAAAGCACACTG CTGTTGCCGGTGTGCATATCTCACACAAAACTGCTGGGTTGCTATCAACGATATTTGACATTGGGGGAGTCCTAGGAGGAATCACAGCTGGTTTCATTTCTGACTTGATTGAAGCACGGGCTATTACTTCAATTCTATTCCTGTTTCTATCAATTCCAGCACTTGCTTTGTATCGCATATTTGGGAGCCTCTCCATGTTGATGAACATCAGTTTAATGTTTCTTTCTGGGTTTTTGGTGAATGGTCCATATTCGCTCATCACAACTGCAGTGGCTGCTGATCTTGGTACGCAAAGCTCGAATGATCGGAATTCCCGAGCACTGGCTACTGTTACTGCAATTATAGATGGCACCGGTTCTGTTGGGGCTGCTCTTGGACCACTTTTGGCTGGATATATTTCGACCAGGGGATGGAACAGTGTCTTTTTTATGCTCATTCTGTCTATTTTCTTTGCTGGTTTATTCTTGATTCGTATTGCAAGAACTGAGATAAGTGAGAAGTTTTCAGGAAAGtga